From the Leptospira biflexa serovar Patoc strain 'Patoc 1 (Paris)' genome, one window contains:
- a CDS encoding STAS domain-containing protein, with translation MVIRETSSNQVVVITIEGEVDLYNAKELKDILDDKMRKHQYEIVVNLEKVPFMDSSGIGTLVTAMYKLKKYHGNLKVCSVHGSVAKVFKMTGMESHLEVFDTEEMAVQSLISERNSHSD, from the coding sequence ATGGTCATTCGCGAAACGTCTTCGAATCAGGTAGTTGTCATCACCATTGAAGGTGAAGTTGATTTGTACAATGCAAAAGAATTGAAAGACATTTTGGATGACAAAATGCGCAAACACCAATACGAGATCGTTGTGAATTTAGAAAAGGTTCCCTTTATGGATAGTTCTGGAATTGGAACTCTTGTGACCGCCATGTACAAACTTAAAAAATACCATGGCAATCTAAAGGTATGTAGTGTACATGGTTCCGTCGCCAAAGTGTTTAAAATGACTGGGATGGAAAGTCACTTAGAAGTGTTTGATACCGAAGAGATGGCAGTCCAGTCTCTCATCAGCGAACGAAATTCTCACTCCGATTGA